Part of the Bicyclus anynana chromosome 3, ilBicAnyn1.1, whole genome shotgun sequence genome is shown below.
cttctaatttataatattagtatagattcaagaCTGGCGGACTTGTCTATAGCCTATCCCAGCCAGTCTTGCCCTGTCCTGGCTTCCCAATACTGTCATGTCCTACTCTGTCCTACTGTGTCTTATCCTGTCCTGTCTTGTATTACCTTCTCTTGTCCTGTACTGTCTTGACTCctattttattctattctacTACCAACACATATAACAAAACAGGACCGGTCAATGTCTTGTCCGTTTTGTCCTGACTGAAGGGTGGAACACTGTATTTTCTTACCCTATCCTACTCTGTCTTGTCCTGTCCTGTCCTACCCTGTCTTCTTTGATAACTAAAGGTAAAGGTAATCGTACATTTGTATACCATACATGATTTAACAAACTACAGTAGATTAAAGTCTCAGATGAATTGACCAAATTTTTTCAATGTAACTTTTTACACTTTTTGACAAAAGCACGCTGATGAGTGGTCCATTTACGTCCacgataattttaaaatgcttcttcagttttacacaccaacgcACCTGTCAAACGCAACCAAAAATAAGAAGACTgtaaccattgacctcttataataaaagaacgcacaatcatgtagaaaatttcgctccaaaaactggccaatttttcTTTGACGGTTTTAGAATTataggtaaagaaaattatacgtaaaggcctttaaatatatttcaatattcaataaaaccccaaattcagagcaaattcaatcttatggattgagtttaaggttgaatttgcaaatgcgactacttgaattgagtgccaagaacttgtgtttggcactcattgagtggggacgttttttggctGACTATAACATAAAATCTCACCGTCTGTCCTCGTTGTGATATATCTGCTCGGCGCCATCGAAGTCCTTGAAGTAAGCCAACACCTCGGCCTTCTTGAGCGCGGGGGAGTGCAACGCGTGCAGCCGCGCCGCGAACCGCACGCCCGCGTAGTCGCCGCGCCGCACGAAGGCCGCCTCCGCCGTCTCTATCGCCGACTCGGACTCGAAGTTCTTGAGAGCCGCCTCCGCCAGCAGCAACCTGATGGAACAAGTAAGTGACGGGTAGCAGTGATTgaaccatcattttgtggtagaggaaactaCTTGAGCAGGTCCCcagacttgtgaccttgagggTAGATATAAGGGatttagaatgcattaacactcacctgCCCTGCCCGACATTTTcaccatgcccacactaaatttatgatcaataactACAACATAAACCATTGTCAAtaatacaacacaaaacattattgcacaaaatcactaacgcgactagcagcgtgacggtgttcacgccacgtaacaaagaactgaactcatgtcatcaaataccctcttatttataccatcactatTGCAGAAACTTTGTACAAATAgctcctttttataataatataaataataattaatgtaactaCCACCCATGCTAGAGGAACTCGTAACAGAAGCAATCGTCGACGTCATTCATCGTTATTACGCTATCAGCATGAGGCCTTCCTTCTCAACCTTGACTAGTGGCTGAAGTTGCCACTCTTTAGTAAGGTACGCTATTTAACAAGGCGTATTTAACCACCTCATACATCCACCTAGTGTAGGTCGGAGCACTTTCCAGTGCGAAATCGCCATTTCAGccccttgggaccccaacgtccatcatcCCTCTGAATTATGCGCTCGctgattgccacttcagctttgcgacttgtcaagctatgtcggtaactctTGTTTCATTTGCGAATTTCTTCATTTCCGATTTAATCATGCAGTTAATCTGAGCAAAGCTccctccatcacccgctgagtaactctgaaccttcttattagtaggattattttttctgattgtgtatttATGTAGGTCCCAAAGGGATGAGGCAACATCTTCAATGGGTTCGAGTGTGCACGGAAACTGCTGAGACCTAGAAGAACGTAGAATTAATGGGACAATGAATTTGTTAGcgaatcaataataattaccatAATTTTGGGTGTGGGTtatcttttataaaattctcagcctcCTTCAGTCCAACTTTCTCGAGCAACTGGCGCGTGTCTCTCAGTGACTTGACCTCCACTCGCACGACGTGTTGCGGCGCGCACTTGTCCGTGATGCTGTCTAACAGTGCCGTCGTGATTTCCAAGTCCTACAGCAAAAATTAAATGCATACATAGGAGATTTACATATTAATTCTAGTTAATTTCTGACATAACAACGACAAAAGTAAAATCCCGAGTtaaaacatactcgtagtactttttttctacaaaataaactcttaaaatatttagaatattttaacttttaagcatttaaaacattttaagttAAGCGAACGTCACGAAGTTGATACGTCATATATCTAAAGACACTTGTCTATGGTCTTGTTGTTGTTAACTTGCTAGCGTGGAAAAGTACTTACACTTACATAGATCAAATATCATGCATAATTCCTTATCGAGTATTTTAATCTATAGGTACGTATTAAGttttactgggctatcacggctataatagccgtgatagcccagtggatatgacctctgcctccgattccggagggtgtgggttcgaatccggtccggggcatgcacctccaatttttcagttgtgtgcattttaagaaattaaatatcacgtgtctcaatcggtgaaggaaaacatcgtgaggaaacctgcataccagaaaattatcttaattctctgcgtgtgtgaagtctgccaatccgcattgggccagcgtggtggactattggcctaaaccctctcattctgagaggagactcgagctcagcagtgagccgaatatgggttgatgacgacgaagtttTACATTTCGTTTATTACGATTGAATTCctttttgaaatatttgtttacaaattataGTCAACTAGCGGacatccgcgacttcgtccaagtgtaattaagttttttacaaaCCCTATGACTATCCTTgactatgtattaatccagagtaaaatccatttccaagccaaattgcagccaaattgcttcattATTAGCgatttaacgccgctactaatgaagcgatttggctgcaattttataataacaataatcagtaacaaatatccatacaaaatttcgcgttaataatattagtagaataggatagtAACCTTGAACCCGCAGAGGTAGCCCTGCATGGGCAGCGGCTCTTCGGGCTCCGCGTCTCGCAGCACGTAGAGGCGCGCCTTCTCCGCCGCCGCCAGCAGCTGCGCGTTGTCGCTCGCCCAGCGCGCGCCCCACACCtccctgtcatcatcatcatcatcatcatattagccgatggacgtcccctccaggacataggccttttgtaaggacttacAAAAGCctaccacctgcatccagcgaatccctgcgatcgCTTGAGGGggattgaccaacactgcgtgttttagtgcggggttgccatacaagcaccttgggacaccaacggCCATTTGTGATGTAACTTCCCTGCATGGAAACATAATGTACTCTACTGCCTCATTTCTAATGTGGCTTACGCTTACGTTATTGCGGATCACGACGTCCTGCGAGTGAGGCATCGGGCTCCTCTCAGAACGTTAACGAACGTTAAGAGTAAGGCTaataacccaccacgctggcccaatgcggattggagaATGCAGAttccacacacgtagagaatggagaaaaatctcaggtatgcaggtttccttacgatgtttttccttcaccgtttgtgacatgtgatatttgattaaaatgcactaaattgaaatattagTCGTGCAAGACCCGGACCGTAAATCGAAATCGAAATTACGCCTTCCGAATtttaggcagaggtcatttccattGGGTTGTTACAGCTCTCCGATTTGCTTTCTTCCAATTTCGAATCCATTTccaatgtcaactagcatagtcAAAGATAGTGACTAAGTCTGCAGCTATTATCATTAACCTGTGTTAGTATCAGATATATTCACACAttttagaaacaaaaattataactcTAAGgccgccaatccacatttgagcCGGGAGTCTCTaagctttattttaatacatattttgaaatgttttatcGAAGAAATTTCTATGACTTGATgaggaaaaattttaatatataaatattttagaatgaCTTACTTCCTCAGCGCCTGCCCCACGCTTACGTTGTGTGCCATCTCAGTCTCCAGGATATACAGCGAGCCGCCCTGATCGATCACGAAGAATTTGCTGAATTGGAAACGttggaattataattttttttctaaagaatatttgccctaTCTTTTTTAATATGTCCAATATTCACATTCCCCTCCAGCTAGTCGTGAATCCAGTTTAATTTCCGCGcattatttgagaaaagtaCTATACAAGCTCTGGCCGCAACTAGGCATTGATGGACTGACGTACGTGTGCCTCGGCTTCGCCTCGGCCCACATTCACACGTTCATCCATCAATGCCTCTCTTGCCGTCCGCTGCAGTAATGTACTATTTCATCTGTCATATAAATGAGTGAAAGTAGTTTCTtatttgaatctatactaatattataaggctgaagagtttgtttgtttgtttgaacgcgctaatctcaggaactactggtccgatttgaaaaattctttcagtgtaagatagcctatttatcgatgaaggctacaggctttatattatccccgtattcctacgcgaacgggaaccacgccggtAAAACCGCTAGTCTtagaatataaatgaaatttcagTACACACCTCGAGTTGGAATTGAGACCCATCTTGTAAGGCTTGGTGTTCATATTGATAGACGTTATTTTCTTGAAGTTCAACAACGAGAACAGCAGTATTGTGCCCGAGTCTCTGCCAATCAACAGGTGATTATCGGAGCACGTGATGCAGCATATCGTGTCGTCGTGGAACCTGCCATCGCCGGACGTGAATGGCGTTCCATCGGCATTGTACTGTTGTTCCATAACaccttaaaaaaacatacatacagccgaacgtagaacctcctcctttttggaagtcggttaaaaagtcacCTTAGCAACAACGCTGAAAATATTAGCGCTGCAGCTTATTGTTCTAGTTTGGGAGCCTGTGTTAAACAGATCTTCCTTGTTTATTTAAaccacagagtaaagatatacAGAGTCATATCCATTGAGCTAACACAGCTTTGCACtctaaagcgtatttttttacattttcttcaaaataatatgagaaatcatatccCCAATAGCCAGTCATATGCCTTTATGGCATTTCCTCTTAACTTCTAACGAAGTATTGCCATGTAAGCTTCTTTTCACTAAAgaaaagtaagtaggtaaaaaatatgatgtcatcatcattaataacccatttTCGATTTTCAAACGAAAGTTTGAAAAGGGTCTCCTCTCGGGATGAgcgctggctcaatgcgaattggcagaatcaataaaattctcaggtatgtaggttttctcacgatgttttttcttcatcgtttgagagacgtgatatttaaagtattaaaatgaacataactgaaaagttggaggtacatgccttggaccggattcgaacctacgctcaaTTCGTATCAAAGGCACAGGTCATTTCTACTGGACTATCGCGGCTTTTAAAATATgatgtaaagatttaaaaattattaaacgaAACCGGTAACAATTTATtaagtatacatatacataaagaAGTATAAAACTTACGTTGTCTAGACGGCGTAGAGAACCGCCATATTATAAAAGCCTCCTTAGACGCAGCGACCGCTATAGCTTTACTGTTAATAGTTACGTACGCCACAGATAATGTGGTCGGTTGGGCTAGAAATAACATCACATAATATAATCTCAAGTACCTAGTAATATATACAGCTACTTAAACAAAACGTCTACAAATGTTGtctatttcattaaattaatgttgtcttcgttatcaaccgatattcggctcattgttgagctcaagtctcctctcagaatgagaggggttaagccaatagtccaccatgctggcccaatgcggattggcaaacttcacacacgcagagaagtatttaattttttaaaatgcacacacatgAAAAGTTAGAGTAGAGGTGTACGCCCCGgaatggattcgaacccacgccctccgaaatcggaggtagaggtcatatccactgagctatcacggctcatcagtAAGGTCTACTTAATAGAATTTTAGTTCAACATTCGTCTCAATACACAAGACGCAAGCGTGAAGCTCAAGAAAGCGTACGTTGCATCTGAATTCATTGGTGTAGTcctaaaggacatgtcccaaaatgggcctttattatttacaagcagGTTGATAGTATTTTTACGTATAGGAGACACAAACTTTtgcttaaaaaacaattttcagaattttttaacttaattaaatgaatattctTTTATGTCTAATATTtttcccttgtctacaaattgaACATAGACAATCCAGTAAAAGTATTCAAAACAGGCAATAAAAATAACtggaattgaattgaaattcaCATCCgatgtaagctgtcaatgtcatgtaatattgtcaaatatcaatATGAGacaatttaaaaagaaacatttaattgtagacagagaagcatgaaacaaaacaataatttcttaaattactttaaaaacgCCTTATATGAACGTGACTACGCGAAGaccactgacaatctgtcagggtatGATTTACGAGCATGTTGCCGCGATACAAATTCTTGATTAAtattgtcagctaatgaaaaaattaaatttcatttaattaattaaaaaatatgcagGTTCCTAAAAtagtttcattttatattttaagccctatattttatgttcttctaagataaaaataatttattctgcTTATTTGACACTctgaataaaggcccagcctccgtACAatattgggacatgtcctttagaTAAACTCTAATTACGTTCATCAAAATGTCAGGTCTCCCTCCTTCATATCCTGACCCAGGACATCGTGATCTCGAACCACATAACACAAGGcagttaattgaaaaataatttctattattCTTACAAAACTCACCGTCACATTGAATTCCTTGTTGGTTAGATATGATCAAACTAGTCATTGTGGCGATGATACAGTATTCATCCACGCCGCACATGTCGACTACATCGGGAATATGGTTTATCCAcgactgaaaataataatgtaaaatatctcCTTCAGTTTCAGTTACATAGTATTACCTATACttactactaataataaaatactatctTAGGTGTAATCTATATTTTGCCTATTAAGTTGTTTTTTACCTCACGCGGACCCTCTATATGAAGAAGTACTCTAATgctgtattataaaataacgccgcaactactgaatcgatagATAATaccttggattaacacataggctaattttcatcccggaaaattccacggttcccgagggatttgtgaaaattctACGCACACGAAGTCCGcttgtataacatttttttcacgtacaacagccaatcacatggccaagtgcggaaacggcccagaaggtAAAAGAAGAAGAACATAATTTTTCTACCTGGTGTGTGATTGTATCCCAAAACGTGACTGTCTCAGTGCTGGACACGAAGGCCAGCGTGTCCCCGTAGAAGGCGTACTTGTGGTCCGGCTTCACGTTCGCGAAGTATATGAAGGAGTCGATGGTGACCGCCAGCCGCAGCGAGCGCTGCTCCCACGAGAGCGCACGCATCGAGCCGCCCGGCACCCGCAGGGTTCTTATGTGCTGGGGAATAACGTTCATACTTTtgcaatattaagtatatatttttcatcattatcaacccatattcggctcactgctgagcacgagtctcctctcaaaatgagaggggttaggccaatagttcaccacgctggcccaatgcggaatggtagacttcgcacacgcagagaatcatctggtatgcaggtttcctcacgatgtttttccctcaccgtttgacacacatgatatctaatttattaaaattaactgaaaagttggaagtaaCGTAATTGGAACTCgaaaattacatattaattaagttgttaataagataactaataatataaaaaacatttttggggTTACATGTTAAGTGAGAATCTTCTTGATCTCTTTCTTGTCTAACCCATAGTGTGTGATAGTAATAGTATGTATCAGTATCGGTATTTTTGCATTATAAGGGTGCTCAtttaactacggaaccctatactTTGAAATTCCAGAGACTTTTCAAtataaaagggaatgcccatccctgGCCCAGGCTTAACCTAACCGTCcggcaatttatttatatctaaaaaaagcTTGATAATCCTACTTCtataatgaaaaaaagttttctacaacattttacgacatttttaacccgactttaatttgtccacaacgcctacagcctgagttttacgatatttatgAAGACTTATTCAACCAGatttatacatcataatatcaaaatcaaaaatcacttatttcaagtaggctcagtttacaagcacttttgacacgtcagttgactatttgtactaaagattctaccaccggttcggaaggcaggttctgctgagaagataccggcaagaaactcaacagttgctcttttcaTCTCGATATACTTGTATATACGGGAGTATACGGTATACCTGAGTTCCCTGGGCCGGCgatgtatgggccggtgggcattaCCCTTTAAATGTATTGTTATTCACGATATGTATCTATTTAAACTTAAAAAGCAAAACCTTTATCTGGCTTATACATAGAAACGATGGTGGTACCTCTCCGAAACCATTGAAGAACTGCACAACATTGTGTTGCTCTTGCGTGCGGCCCGCCGCAGCCAATATTGAGCCGTTGTGATTCCAATGGCAGTCGACTATCGTCATATTTGTATTGACTACTACGCTCTCTGTAACAGATGCATCGCACAAAATCACACATAAGCGacttttttttgacgtgacaacgtcttttaattcgatggagccggctgtacactcgaaaaaagatgacgtcatgcgtctttccctcgctctagggttgccaactttttttaaagtatattctggtctatgaagactattaaacagtattttagaaaaacgaacattttcttttgaaaaatgcaatcaattCATCTGTATTTTCTTACGACGTTgccacgttcaactatcgtcagtaaacagactttacagacaaccgattttaattctttacaagtttgttcttgagtacaatctcacctgatggtaagtgatgttgaaatctaagatggaagcgtactaacttgttaggaggaggatgaaaatccacacccctttaggtttctacacgacatcgtaccggaacgctaagtcacttggcggtacgtctatgttGGTAGTGTAGTaactagtaactagccacggccgaagcctcccaccagtcagctAGTCGGTTATCAGGCAATGAGCCGAAACACTGTGGGGTTTTAGTCTGTTGAAGtctgacataaccttcttgcctccttGTGGTGCATATCGATGACGATTTCTCCAagataaaaaaaaggttatttataatataaaagctatTACCTTCTTCTGTACAGTTTTTCATTAATAGCAATTGGCCATTCCTGTAGCATATCATTAAAACTGGTCTATTTGTGGGCGCCCTGCCTGAATACCAATCCATACATACAACTTCCATGCCTTCTGACACTCCATTGCTTGCTACAGGCATCTGtaatcatacaaatattttcgattttattttttaaaggcaGGAGCGGAGATGGGAAATGGGGATTGGGAAATGGGTAGGCTACATACTTTTACGAGTAGTTATATAAGAGTGTGGGTGTATTTGCGTGTGTATGTGCATGTTTGTATATCTATTGTGTAGGCGtgtacaaggtttttaactaggatatacactataggtacaaattggaaaattcctccaCGAATACatgtaatgaatcctcagggtatgcattgcgtttatgcatctacaTCACATACATCATAGATCCATAAACGCAAACGCACGCCACTGTGTGTATGGTAGTAAGTACGTACGTACACGGCGGTAGAAAGGCTTATCATTGGCAGTTTCActattagtcgtaattcattcATAAGATCTACCCAgattagtaaattaatatgatgaactttttttttaaatagcatgATTTACCCAGTGTGTATGTGTGGGTAAATGCTTATCTGGTATGACTTAGTGTCTCAATGCTTTCTGCATTGTGtctagcaggctaattcactaactttgctgtatacaaaattgagattgcTTACTGACAGCCCTTTGTGGATATCTTACAATAGGTAGATATTTTTCAGTAGATTTCTCAGtagttttgatgtttattttaataggttgtgaataaaaaccaaattagtgaataggccagcaggtttAACAATCTTATAGCAGGCGTGGATTACAGATGATACTTTACCGTAAAATTTCCCTGATCATCATATAGATGTAGTTCTCCATTAGAAAGGGCAAAGAGTAACAGAGAGTTGTCTGGAGACCATTGTACAGCTCTTAAGCCTGGACCTTTGATATCTTTGCCCCATACGCGAGAGCCATCTACTGAACCTACTATAACAGCACCTGTAAATAAAACATTCTCTCGAATTTGGCAGACACTCTCTGCAAGTCTcgatttgataataataatgcctaataattaatttcataagaATGTAATATTACTTACCATCTTCATAAGCTATACAAATCTTTTGACCATCAGATCCCCAGGCCATACTTGATACTGTCGATTTATTCCTATTGTTTATCATCTCTTCATACCAAGAACCCTGAATCAAGAAGTTTTATAGTCATTTgaacttttttatatacatcTACACTGAAAATTTTTAGAGTTTTGACAGCATCTATACAACTGTTATTATATTCTGCCCAGTGGTGTGCACATAGTTTTTagctagggtaggcactatactatataattatgcaaaatgaaatattattcctccaatacaggtatgCAATGAATACTCAAAGTATGCAAtgtgtttatgcatctatgaagtgcacgccactgattctGCCATActaatttgtatataatatgtagaaatagttattatttacacttattatgtaatttttagtgaACATTGCATAAAACAGCAACTAAGCAATTTGAAAGGATAGTAGGCTCATCTGAAGAAGAAAAATTGTCAAGGTCATTTATGCCCCCAAGAAATTTAATAACCTTCAAAGTGTTAAAGTGCAGTGCATTGTAGAACTTATTCTGTATAAATTGTTGCTGTTATAAAGTAATAGTTTTCTACTTAGCAACTTCATCATCAGCTCTTTCCATCAAATACTAAATTGCaaaaacagtttaaaataaagagttacaatattataatacataattttaaataataccttGTATAGCATCCAAACAATTATGACTCCATGTTCATCACTTGTTGTTAATTTTTGGAAAACCTcattccatattgccacacatACTTTTCCTGAGTGGCCCTCCAAACTTAAGTTCATTGAAAGATTACCACTACCACCTAGACATAAATTGAACAAACTATTTCATTGTGGAACTAACTTCCAACTACAGTTTTGTCTAATACTTTCAGTGTAGGGTTATTTAAGAGGCAgataaacaattttttcaaaGGCCCACAACATGTGAGTGTTGCAGATATACATGGGTGACATCTATTATAGTAATAGATTGTTACAGGTTCCTTGATTACTGATGGTATTAAGATCTCTTATGTGATTGTGGAGACATATTTGTACAAAGTTGTTGCAActgtgatggtataaataagagggtatttgataacttgagctcagttgtttgttaggcagcgtgaacactgTCATGCTGCTAGCTGTATTAATGACATtgtgcaataatattttgttgtagttattaataatgtttagtgttgttattttgtattttttttatgtattgtatttttgtaatgttttatgttgtaattattgatcataaattgtttagtgtgggcatggagaacatgcaTTCTAAAGGTATCCCTAAAACTTACACCAAAGGTCACAAGTCTTGGGACCTGCTctagatgtttcctctaccagaAAATGATGGTCCATCACTGTTGCTGCTACCAGTCATGTCACACTATATCTTTTGTTCTAAAggattattataattcaatatCCTTTAAATATACAGCAgactatagatataaaatatattttaaacaagatTTTATTAGAAAACAAATCTAATTTACCTGACtctaattttaaaacttttaacattCCATCTTCTCCACCTACAGCAATGTAACTTGTGGAGTGGTTCCATGCTAGGCATGTTACATTGGACTGTTTTGGTATGGCTATCTGCAATG
Proteins encoded:
- the LOC112053356 gene encoding WD repeat-containing protein 35; the protein is MFIYMSKKIAIPKQSNVTCLAWNHSTSYIAVGGEDGMLKVLKLESGGSGNLSMNLSLEGHSGKVCVAIWNEVFQKLTTSDEHGVIIVWMLYKGSWYEEMINNRNKSTVSSMAWGSDGQKICIAYEDGAVIVGSVDGSRVWGKDIKGPGLRAVQWSPDNSLLLFALSNGELHLYDDQGNFTMPVASNGVSEGMEVVCMDWYSGRAPTNRPVLMICYRNGQLLLMKNCTEEESVVVNTNMTIVDCHWNHNGSILAAAGRTQEQHNVVQFFNGFGEHIRTLRVPGGSMRALSWEQRSLRLAVTIDSFIYFANVKPDHKYAFYGDTLAFVSSTETVTFWDTITHQSWINHIPDVVDMCGVDEYCIIATMTSLIISNQQGIQCDAQPTTLSVAYVTINSKAIAVAASKEAFIIWRFSTPSRQRVMEQQYNADGTPFTSGDGRFHDDTICCITCSDNHLLIGRDSGTILLFSLLNFKKITSINMNTKPYKMGLNSNSSKFFVIDQGGSLYILETEMAHNVSVGQALRKEVWGARWASDNAQLLAAAEKARLYVLRDAEPEEPLPMQGYLCGFKDLEITTALLDSITDKCAPQHVVRVEVKSLRDTRQLLEKVGLKEAENFIKDNPHPKLWLLLAEAALKNFESESAIETAEAAFVRRGDYAGVRFAARLHALHSPALKKAEVLAYFKDFDGAEQIYHNEDRRDLAIALRKRLGHWFRVVELLKSSVSSTDAHVRQAYCNIGDYYIDRQNWTGALEYYKMSNNIDGLKKCYMALEDNESLAKLITAPSKTSKETTSKLIPEESTDSLQAPSIQAITQLKDNDRLSQAAAMAYQLANLEASKASSPCRIKKLYLLAGHLYSQNSIDGAATRSAARCRRLARAAHWLCCAATRARSPQPRADAALRLASRLAHDHDHFHRAQHVQVWSTVAALSLQGRAFELCSKALIKLEAVDPQTFENIAIEIFTRCKPKDVKGNKIECPQCQAKIPDWAASCCACGAQFPGCVSSARPLAVPRAVWTCRACDAQAQQHELVLRHSCPMCHAPLAT